A genomic window from Mesosutterella faecium includes:
- a CDS encoding ATP-binding protein, whose translation MSFIERSVAALLQSSRPSKACVLLGPRQAGKTTLLSMLSGRGSAAWYSGDDCASAAALLGLQASSDIRTLLLSADTVIIDEAQRIPGIGLLIKRLADADAWLEKPVRLFAAASSSLELSAGVRESALGRIEEICVWPLSTAELAGSSSWGTTLQNLGTRIVYGTYPEVCTHPEDAKKILINHCGAMLYKDLFDLSGIRFSIKFENLVRLLARSIGSVVTYEGLGRETGLAKATVMDYIRLLEECFIIKVCPSFSKNLGNEMKKGKKIYFCDTGIRNAVIRDFSPLSSRADAGALWENFFFMERVKYHSLQQDFSEIYFWKTTGHKPQTVDFIELTDQKMRAFDCRLSPKARAKSSEAFIKTYPDCPLEVVSPNDLMRLWQPKLPFN comes from the coding sequence ATGTCTTTCATTGAGCGCTCGGTTGCCGCGCTCCTGCAGAGCAGCAGGCCTTCCAAAGCCTGCGTGCTCCTGGGGCCCCGCCAGGCTGGGAAAACGACTCTGCTGAGCATGCTCTCCGGCCGGGGTTCTGCCGCCTGGTACAGCGGTGACGACTGCGCCTCTGCCGCTGCCCTCCTTGGCCTGCAGGCCTCCTCCGACATCAGGACCCTGCTGTTGAGCGCGGATACCGTCATTATTGATGAGGCGCAGCGCATACCGGGGATCGGGCTCCTCATCAAGCGCCTGGCAGACGCAGATGCCTGGCTAGAGAAACCTGTCAGACTGTTCGCTGCCGCCTCCTCCTCTCTGGAACTTTCTGCCGGCGTCAGAGAATCGGCGCTGGGTCGCATCGAAGAAATCTGCGTCTGGCCCCTGTCAACGGCAGAGCTCGCCGGCTCGAGCAGCTGGGGAACGACCCTGCAGAACCTGGGCACCCGCATTGTTTACGGAACTTACCCGGAAGTCTGCACTCACCCGGAAGACGCAAAGAAAATTCTCATCAACCACTGCGGAGCGATGCTTTACAAGGATCTGTTTGATCTTTCCGGCATCCGCTTCAGCATCAAATTTGAGAATCTGGTCCGGCTGCTTGCAAGGAGCATAGGCTCCGTCGTCACTTACGAAGGACTGGGCCGGGAAACCGGCCTGGCAAAAGCTACGGTCATGGACTACATCCGGCTGCTTGAGGAGTGCTTCATCATCAAGGTCTGCCCCTCTTTCTCAAAGAACCTGGGCAATGAAATGAAAAAAGGCAAAAAGATTTACTTCTGCGACACAGGAATCCGAAACGCCGTCATCCGGGACTTCTCCCCTCTGTCGTCCCGCGCCGATGCCGGCGCACTCTGGGAAAATTTCTTCTTCATGGAGCGGGTCAAGTACCACAGCCTGCAGCAGGACTTCTCAGAAATCTATTTTTGGAAAACAACCGGACACAAGCCGCAGACAGTCGACTTCATTGAACTGACGGATCAGAAAATGCGCGCCTTTGACTGCAGGCTGTCTCCAAAGGCCCGTGCTAAGTCTTCGGAAGCGTTTATCAAAACCTACCCAGACTGCCCGCTGGAAGTTGTCTCTCCCAATGATCTGATGCGGCTCTGGCAGCCCAAACTCCCATTTAACTGA
- the istB gene encoding IS21-like element helper ATPase IstB encodes MRETDKELKACAARLKLTFIRDNLEDLLKTATENKMTVREALAFLFGEEIRRRNANRCSLWMSGAHFPVIKELRDFDLTFQPSIDPGLFREMCSLEWVGNGENVVLVGPPGVGKTHLAIGLGVSAVRAGMTVRFFSAKDLIEVLSKAYSEGVFENKLKEINKSRLLIIDELGYTPLSPVQTQLLYHLVALRYEKKSVIVTSNRPAGQWELFMGDKAASNAILDRLLHHCTAIAIKGESYRIHEGRMRKFKKTKAKEVGAENTQTS; translated from the coding sequence ATGAGGGAAACAGACAAAGAGCTTAAGGCCTGTGCGGCCCGCTTGAAGCTGACGTTCATTCGGGACAATCTTGAAGACCTGCTCAAGACCGCCACTGAAAACAAAATGACGGTCAGGGAGGCCCTTGCGTTTCTGTTCGGAGAGGAAATCAGGCGGCGCAATGCCAACCGTTGCTCGCTCTGGATGAGCGGCGCTCATTTTCCGGTCATTAAGGAACTGAGGGATTTTGATCTGACATTTCAGCCGTCCATCGACCCTGGCCTTTTTCGTGAAATGTGCAGCCTGGAATGGGTCGGCAACGGGGAAAATGTCGTCCTGGTCGGGCCTCCGGGAGTGGGGAAGACGCATCTGGCCATCGGTCTGGGAGTCAGCGCCGTTCGCGCCGGCATGACGGTTCGTTTCTTCAGTGCCAAGGATTTAATTGAAGTTCTTTCAAAGGCCTACAGCGAAGGCGTTTTTGAAAACAAACTCAAGGAAATCAACAAGTCCAGGCTGCTGATCATCGATGAACTCGGCTATACGCCGCTGTCGCCGGTGCAGACGCAGCTGCTGTACCACCTGGTGGCTCTGAGATACGAAAAGAAGAGCGTCATTGTGACCAGCAACCGGCCAGCCGGCCAGTGGGAGCTGTTCATGGGGGACAAAGCGGCCTCAAACGCAATCCTGGATCGGCTGCTCCATCACTGCACCGCCATCGCAATTAAAGGCGAGAGCTACAGGATCCACGAAGGCAGGATGCGGAAATTTAAGAAAACTAAAGCAAAGGAGGTGGGGGCAGAAAACACTCAAACCAGCTGA
- a CDS encoding FAD-dependent oxidoreductase, translated as MMKLNRTLPFVLLAAAGTALAYTPGTYRAEYPGQNGMVPVTVTFSKNKIEKIVVGENKETVGIGQTAVKKLPGRIQQYQSLGVDRVSGATVSSVAILQAVANCVEQAGGDVNALLKPVRARQVNAKKTLSSDLVVIGGGAAGMIAAINASQQGLKVILLEKQEFLGGASSICGGVVDTEGSAAQRALGEKTDTPTKFAFDLMANGQQKNDLSGLTFYAENLGRSIDWVVSQGVQLDMKKGFAFRAEHKTPRVIPLLGGCPRYAQTLREVLGRSRAKVMLSTRATDLITRKGAVTGVRAKASDGTSYTIKSKAVLLATGGYGYNKEMLQGDLKSALYYGPVSSTGDGHKMAEKAGAAMQLMEYGKIYPQGIESSPGIAKSTLQGNNAAYDNSGILVDLKGRRVVNEKGTGHAILSVLLKQPKHTLFLLMDKPSFEAFRSVSANNGISQTDIDQWLKNNGSQAPLFIHGETLKEAADRAGIDSRALEETVSRYNSFVKNGKDEDFSRPVRFMKKTISGKGPYYIVEQKPRFATTMGGVVLDTSLHVLDKAGRPIPHLYAAGEVGNSVHGTDSAPGANVGWGITSGKSVSDVIVKEIRR; from the coding sequence ATGATGAAGCTCAATCGAACGCTGCCGTTTGTTTTGCTGGCCGCTGCGGGAACCGCTCTTGCTTATACACCGGGCACCTACAGGGCCGAGTACCCCGGGCAGAACGGGATGGTTCCCGTTACCGTGACTTTCTCCAAAAATAAGATCGAAAAAATCGTTGTCGGAGAAAACAAGGAGACTGTAGGCATCGGCCAGACGGCCGTGAAGAAGCTCCCGGGACGCATTCAGCAGTATCAGTCGCTTGGCGTCGACCGGGTTTCCGGCGCGACGGTTTCAAGCGTCGCGATTCTGCAGGCCGTGGCGAACTGCGTGGAGCAGGCGGGCGGCGACGTGAATGCGCTGCTCAAGCCCGTCCGGGCCAGGCAGGTGAACGCGAAGAAGACGCTGTCCTCTGACCTTGTCGTGATCGGAGGAGGCGCTGCTGGCATGATCGCGGCCATCAACGCCTCTCAGCAGGGCCTCAAGGTCATTCTGCTTGAAAAGCAGGAATTCCTGGGCGGGGCCTCCAGCATCTGCGGGGGCGTGGTCGACACAGAAGGATCCGCCGCGCAGAGGGCGCTGGGCGAGAAGACGGACACGCCGACCAAGTTCGCCTTTGACCTGATGGCCAACGGCCAGCAGAAGAACGATCTGTCGGGCCTTACCTTTTATGCGGAAAATCTGGGCCGGAGCATTGACTGGGTGGTGAGCCAGGGCGTGCAGCTCGATATGAAAAAAGGATTTGCCTTCCGTGCCGAGCACAAGACGCCCCGCGTCATTCCGCTTTTGGGCGGCTGCCCGAGATACGCACAGACCCTGCGTGAGGTCCTGGGCAGGTCCAGGGCGAAGGTCATGCTCTCCACCAGGGCGACGGACCTGATCACCCGGAAGGGGGCGGTGACCGGGGTCCGGGCGAAGGCCTCCGACGGGACGTCGTACACCATCAAGTCGAAGGCGGTGCTCCTTGCGACCGGCGGCTATGGCTACAACAAGGAGATGCTGCAGGGAGACCTGAAGAGCGCCCTTTATTACGGCCCGGTTTCCTCTACCGGGGACGGTCACAAAATGGCTGAAAAAGCGGGCGCGGCCATGCAGCTGATGGAGTACGGGAAGATCTATCCGCAGGGAATTGAAAGTTCTCCGGGCATCGCCAAATCCACTCTTCAGGGCAACAACGCCGCCTATGACAACAGCGGCATCCTGGTCGACCTGAAAGGCAGGCGGGTCGTAAACGAGAAGGGAACGGGCCACGCGATCCTGTCCGTGCTTCTGAAGCAGCCGAAGCACACCCTGTTTCTCTTGATGGACAAGCCGAGCTTCGAGGCTTTCAGGTCCGTGAGCGCGAACAACGGCATCTCCCAGACGGACATCGATCAGTGGCTGAAGAACAACGGCAGCCAGGCCCCGCTCTTCATCCACGGCGAGACGCTCAAGGAGGCCGCCGACCGGGCGGGCATCGACTCCAGGGCGCTCGAAGAGACGGTCTCCCGGTACAACTCTTTCGTGAAGAACGGAAAGGACGAGGACTTCAGCCGTCCGGTCCGCTTCATGAAGAAGACGATCTCCGGGAAGGGTCCCTATTACATCGTTGAGCAGAAGCCCCGGTTTGCGACGACGATGGGCGGCGTGGTCCTGGACACCTCGCTGCACGTCCTCGACAAGGCCGGCAGGCCTATTCCCCATCTGTATGCGGCAGGCGAGGTGGGCAACAGCGTCCATGGCACCGATTCCGCTCCTGGCGCCAACGTTGGCTGGGGCATCACCTCGGGCAAGTCTGTGAGCGATGTGATCGTTAAGGAGATCAGGCGCTGA
- a CDS encoding IS1634 family transposase, with translation MRRNNPDRWHFTVETNAQGLSYVYAYQTRWDPVKKQSRRSAKRYAGRLHEDGRVSFGKRFLADFPAYAEGDFFYGVDKTLVDEVTYRQDFPAAPGPKPEEDPELDETLSAGVTWAAESIADQSGMRSDLKAVFGDDANDLLALAIYKLDNGGSMAACEDWRRNVYLQTRSRLSSQRISELMESVKQKNVESYFALRHQRILEQARSRQEKTFYALDNTSVSTYSTTIDDAEFGHAKRDPELRQINYTFVCDQATGDIAYAHAYAGSVNDVTALSDILYRMKSAGFDLEDTVLVTDRGYGSLYNVQKMLDLELRFIQGVRRAEDSVLRALDRYSASLRDVSFYNPRLEVYARTIKEDWTRNTDFGPVGKPVYVHLYRFPGGDELEMKQLAARIEDLLDILNEGGRRPDDLWRSCGRFVEKVSGRNGALRWVRKDDAMRDACRYAGMFVLRTNEEEDPFRALWAYRLRGRVELDFNQFKNQVDGDRLRCSQTGYIGKLFICTLAAAIRLMMLKRARDCAAPGVSLPHNSIDCLLAKLRCIKADKRPSGNAWVTRPITKKQRDFLSLLLSVPFPPKVLR, from the coding sequence ATGCGCCGAAACAACCCTGACAGATGGCATTTCACTGTTGAAACAAACGCCCAAGGACTTTCTTACGTCTATGCCTATCAGACACGCTGGGATCCAGTGAAAAAGCAGTCCCGCCGCAGCGCGAAACGCTATGCGGGGCGGCTGCATGAGGATGGCAGAGTGTCGTTTGGGAAGCGCTTCCTGGCTGATTTTCCCGCCTATGCCGAAGGTGACTTCTTTTACGGAGTCGACAAAACCCTCGTGGATGAAGTGACCTACCGGCAGGACTTTCCGGCCGCACCCGGACCCAAGCCAGAGGAAGATCCGGAGCTGGATGAGACGCTCAGCGCCGGCGTGACCTGGGCGGCCGAGTCCATTGCCGATCAATCCGGGATGCGCAGCGATTTGAAAGCAGTCTTCGGAGACGATGCCAATGACCTGCTGGCGCTTGCCATTTACAAGCTTGACAACGGGGGATCAATGGCCGCCTGCGAGGACTGGCGGCGCAACGTTTACCTCCAGACCCGCAGCCGGCTCAGCTCCCAGCGCATCAGCGAACTGATGGAAAGCGTGAAGCAGAAGAATGTCGAGAGTTACTTTGCCCTGCGGCACCAGAGGATTCTCGAGCAGGCGAGAAGCCGGCAGGAGAAGACTTTTTACGCCTTGGACAACACTTCCGTCTCCACGTACTCGACTACCATCGATGATGCTGAATTCGGGCATGCCAAACGCGATCCAGAGCTCAGGCAGATCAACTACACCTTTGTCTGCGACCAGGCCACCGGCGACATTGCCTATGCGCATGCCTATGCGGGCTCCGTCAATGACGTCACCGCCCTGAGCGACATTCTTTACCGGATGAAAAGCGCCGGATTTGACCTTGAAGACACGGTTCTTGTGACGGACCGAGGCTATGGGAGCCTCTATAACGTGCAGAAGATGCTCGATCTCGAGCTGCGCTTCATTCAAGGCGTCCGCAGGGCCGAAGACTCAGTCCTGCGTGCGCTTGACCGCTACAGCGCGTCTCTGCGCGACGTGAGCTTCTACAACCCCAGGCTCGAGGTGTACGCAAGGACGATCAAGGAAGACTGGACCCGGAATACGGATTTCGGCCCCGTTGGAAAACCGGTCTACGTCCACCTTTACCGCTTTCCGGGAGGAGATGAGCTTGAGATGAAGCAGCTGGCGGCCAGAATCGAGGATCTGCTGGACATCCTCAATGAAGGCGGCAGGCGGCCCGATGACCTGTGGAGAAGCTGCGGGCGCTTTGTAGAAAAGGTCTCTGGCAGGAACGGAGCGCTGAGATGGGTCAGGAAAGATGACGCAATGCGGGACGCCTGCCGCTATGCCGGCATGTTTGTTCTGCGGACCAATGAGGAAGAGGATCCCTTCCGCGCTCTTTGGGCTTATCGCCTGAGGGGACGGGTCGAACTCGACTTCAACCAGTTCAAGAACCAGGTAGACGGAGACCGTCTGCGCTGCTCGCAGACCGGGTACATTGGAAAGCTGTTCATCTGCACTCTGGCCGCCGCCATCAGGCTCATGATGCTGAAGCGGGCCCGCGACTGTGCTGCTCCGGGAGTCTCTCTCCCGCACAACTCGATTGACTGCCTGCTGGCAAAGCTAAGGTGCATCAAGGCGGACAAACGCCCCAGCGGCAATGCCTGGGTGACGCGGCCCATAACGAAGAAGCAGCGGGATTTTCTCTCGCTGCTTCTGTCGGTGCCCTTCCCGCCTAAAGTCCTGCGTTAG